The Gadus chalcogrammus isolate NIFS_2021 chromosome 16, NIFS_Gcha_1.0, whole genome shotgun sequence DNA window GTCAGTTGTCTGGAGAAATGGGACTATCAATGGTGCATTTGATCTAtacataaattaattaattgtagATGAGCAATTATGTTTCATTAATAAATtgaatataatatttatttagtaTTGAAGGACGGTCATATGTCACTTCACTCCAGTTTATTAAGGCTTTCATTCAGGTCATATTGATTGAGTTCCTGTATTATCAGCATTTGAAGGCATAAGGTGCAAAAGTGTAGGTCATTTAGAGTAAGTAAAAAAAGGTCAGTTAAAAAAGTCATCTTTGTGACCACAAAATGTTATGAAAAGTAATCGTTTAGCATAGTCAATTAtttaaccaaaaaaaaaattggtttggCCACAATTACCAATACACCgaaatgtgtgtataaatatgcaaaacCTGCTTTGCATTGTGATTAACGCAAACATCTGGACTTCACGAatacatacatttaatttgcatgTGCCCAAATCATAACATTTTATGGGCGACAAATAAATAAGTTAGAATTTTGAAGGCTCAGTCTTGGCAAACATCGATGCAACATACAATTTACCAGAGTTTTCTGTTGCACACATTTCCTTTTCCATGACCACCTTATCAAGTTGCCTTCTGAGTCATGCCTCGGAAGGCAACAAGTGTAGTATCGTCATCTCCCCTCTATAAAAAGAACACCTCTGTCAACCACACGGATGACTTATTTTATGATTGCTATGGTGATTTTAAAGGCACAATAGTCTCTGCATCTCATGTGAATTTGGGGTGCAGACAACCCTTAGGAAATCCCTTGGATTATTCAGATCATTATTCTTTTATCGGCTAACCAGCCTATCTTCAGCTTTTCTTTAAGGCATTGATTTAATAAAAGTTGGCACCAAGGCCACATCTCTGCTTTGGCCAATACAAATCATTTCTCTTTCAAAAAGAGAAAGGAGCTCTAAGCCATGAGACAGAACAACAGCCATTGACGATGGCCTTTAAAGCTACTTGCTTTTAAAGCTACTGTTTTACAGTCTTACAGTCAAATTGGACCGAAATAAACATGTACAAAAATAACCAAGCCCATTTAGCCCCGGGAACATAACCTTTACCAAAGGGTTTTAGACCAATGCTCCACCCTGACGCTGAAGACTTCTTAACCCGTAGAACTGTCAGGAGGCATGAAGCTGACTTTCCCTGAGGGTTCAGAACCAGTGGTGTTCTGGCTCGGGCCGGgcgggggcgagggggaggatgagggggagacggggagatcGCCGTCGCGACTCAGTGAGTGGGGCTCACGGTGCGGGACCTTGAGGCTGGGGTAGCCACCTGACTGGGCCATGGCCTGGTGAAGCCTCTCCCACGGCGCGTGTCCGTCCGACACCTGGCTAGCGGCGCCCGGTTGGCCGGCCAGCTGGCTCAGCAGGCGGGTGTGCTGGCTCAGCTGGGCGATGTCGCGCTCAGAGGCCGTGCTCCGACGCATGAGCTCCTGGGTGCGCAGGGTGATGTCCAGCAGACCCGACTGCTTCAGGGCCTTCATGGTGTGGAGGAAGCGGCGGTAGCAGGCCGCGCCGGCGGGGATGGTCCCTTTGGTCGCTCGCAAggcagatgaggaggaaggggtaCGCGGCGGGCGGGAGCTGCTGGCTGCAGATGCAGGCTGGTCTCTCTTGAGCTCGGGACACAACACCCGCTTGCTGGGATGTCTCAGGCCCGGGCTCGGTGAGTTGTTCTCCGGGGATGTCTTGCTGGGATGTGGGGCGATGCGGAGGAAGGTGGGTTTTCGCCTCCCGGTGCCCAGAACCATGCGGGTTTGGGACTTGTTTCGGTGCTTGGTGAGAGGCGGCCGGGATGGAGCCAGGCTGGTCTGCTGTACTAGCAGCACCTGGCCGGGGCTGGCGCCGCCAGACCCATCTTTGGGGTTTGTCCACATCATAGGTTTCACATCCGCCTACAAGGAAAAGCACCATTTAGCCCATTTTAAATTGTAATCAGTATTTGTTTGAAATTGAATAGTGTTT harbors:
- the LOC130405372 gene encoding uncharacterized protein LOC130405372 gives rise to the protein MLKSQPPTKNAKEKSNSATLLATHGDWDKEGCGRILEGCSSEKDSGYSDNGSDQQHTDAGLLRRIVTGQSKGYSEVLRQCPVQLPSQGPPHQAPHRTETDALMLPGSDHVSPVYIIQNLMPHQERSTVHKADVKPMMWTNPKDGSGGASPGQVLLVQQTSLAPSRPPLTKHRNKSQTRMVLGTGRRKPTFLRIAPHPSKTSPENNSPSPGLRHPSKRVLCPELKRDQPASAASSSRPPRTPSSSSALRATKGTIPAGAACYRRFLHTMKALKQSGLLDITLRTQELMRRSTASERDIAQLSQHTRLLSQLAGQPGAASQVSDGHAPWERLHQAMAQSGGYPSLKVPHREPHSLSRDGDLPVSPSSSPSPPPGPSQNTTGSEPSGKVSFMPPDSSTG